The window CGACAGATCACTATTCGCATCGGGGCGCAGTGTGATAAGCTTCAACTGAACTCAATTAATGTAAAAAATAGCTGCGTGAAGCGTATGCCAATAATAACTGAGGAGTTCACTGCCCACCCTGGGACGAATCATTTCCGAAGTCAGTATGGAGGAATCCTGATATTTACTTTCGAGGACGGCGAATTCTTCAAGGTAGAGGCTGAGGTGCGCAACGTCGTGGAGGCGCCCTATTTCAAGCTGAGCCAAACAAGCGCCGAGGAGTGGGAAATCTCCAGAACACGAGGCGCTCCTCAGGCAGTCCTCGAGGGTGACAGAGTTGTGCTGGTCGTGAGAAGCTCAGACGCCTCAGACATCCCATACCCCGACGAGCTGATGAAAAGGTATGATTGCGTCGTCGATAAGATAAATTTCCTTGCTGGATTTTCCCTGGATGACCCACCTCCGAGGGGGAAATTCTGGCTCGTGAATGACCTTCAAATAACAGGTGGATCAGCACATGCCGGTTTTCCTTTGATGTTTGATTTTCATTTCTATAACCTAGCTTCCCTCGATATGCCGCATCACTGGTGTGTCTGGCACGAGCTCGGGCACAATTACCAACAAGGATTCTTTTGGTCGAATGTTTATGGCTCTGAGGCGACAGCCAACCTGTTCTCGCTTTTCGTCCAGGAGCAGCTCTTCGGCACAGACCGACTGAAGGAAAACGACGACTACCAGAAGGCTGCCGACGCCATTGACAGCGGCCAATACTTCAAGGACTGCAGCAGCTGGCACAAGCTCGTATTCCTGATGGAAATCAAGCACGCGTTCCCCGACCAGGGATGGGAAATGTTCCGGAAACTGCACCAGAAGACGCGCCGCCTCTCCGAAAAGGAGGCGGAGCAACTCGCCTCTGACAAGCAGCTGCAGCTCGATTACGTCTACAGGAACCTGAGCAGAAGCGCCGAAAGCGACCTGATACTTACGTTCCAGCGCTGGGGATTCTGCGTCAGCCAGGAGGCGCACGAGGAGGTGCAAAGCCTCGGGCTTGAGAGGGCAAAAGCTGATCTGTCTCTCAGGGCTTGAGGCGAAGCTTCGGGGCTTTTGGAAGGCTATTTTCGGGTTTTTATTTGTCTGAAGAATATCTATGATCAagattaacattttttttgttgtatatatgtatatatacatatgtatagatatata of the Penaeus chinensis breed Huanghai No. 1 chromosome 27, ASM1920278v2, whole genome shotgun sequence genome contains:
- the LOC125039391 gene encoding TRPM8 channel-associated factor 2-like — translated: MSGNAAAHGKTGDRSSSSGEEQIFLINQAEDACLAVISGSTPEDAVIGLTSVSNSKEKLWYNCGGQWQWGADRSYCLAQVPGKPTVGLARSCSSPAKCRLDGEGRMALGSAMLTVPPGGSTRVILCPKMNIKHQKWWTATDLKRNLEELKSVVYPFPAKDVTAYKNEIIRGFLNQITPLSEPLPFPRDVATFPGTVDDATPRVSITITLDLSELGQANNLRMTSPRDWQATDLYVAAGDVFQVVLPEDLPPKQARQITIRIGAQCDKLQLNSINVKNSCVKRMPIITEEFTAHPGTNHFRSQYGGILIFTFEDGEFFKVEAEVRNVVEAPYFKLSQTSAEEWEISRTRGAPQAVLEGDRVVLVVRSSDASDIPYPDELMKRYDCVVDKINFLAGFSLDDPPPRGKFWLVNDLQITGGSAHAGFPLMFDFHFYNLASLDMPHHWCVWHELGHNYQQGFFWSNVYGSEATANLFSLFVQEQLFGTDRLKENDDYQKAADAIDSGQYFKDCSSWHKLVFLMEIKHAFPDQGWEMFRKLHQKTRRLSEKEAEQLASDKQLQLDYVYRNLSRSAESDLILTFQRWGFCVSQEAHEEVQSLGLERAKADLSLRA